Proteins encoded together in one Gemmatimonadota bacterium DH-78 window:
- a CDS encoding redox-sensing transcriptional repressor Rex, with translation MSTKVSDSTIRRLSHYLRILETLERSGGGTVSSTHLAQAAGTTAAQVRKDLSLFGSFGKRGLGYQVADLGDRIRGILGLDRSWPVVLVGAGRIGSALFEYRDFRRRGFEIVSVLDRDARKVGVRWGPIEIEDAATLEAVIARESVEMLILAVPAPAAQEIVDRAVAAGVRGVLNFAPVRLRTPDGVFVHNVNMVMELEALSFDLTSREHGLEVGRGD, from the coding sequence GTGTCCACCAAGGTCTCCGACTCCACGATCCGCCGCCTGTCGCACTATCTCCGGATCCTCGAGACGCTGGAACGGAGCGGGGGCGGGACCGTGAGCAGCACGCACCTGGCTCAGGCGGCGGGCACGACGGCGGCCCAGGTTCGAAAGGATCTCTCGCTCTTCGGCTCGTTCGGGAAGCGGGGCCTGGGCTATCAGGTGGCCGACCTCGGCGACCGCATCCGGGGCATTCTCGGACTGGACCGCAGCTGGCCGGTGGTGCTGGTGGGTGCCGGGCGCATCGGCTCGGCCCTCTTCGAGTACCGGGATTTCCGGCGCCGGGGGTTCGAGATCGTCTCGGTTCTGGACCGCGACGCCCGCAAGGTGGGGGTGCGGTGGGGCCCGATCGAGATCGAGGATGCGGCCACGCTCGAGGCGGTCATCGCGCGCGAGTCGGTCGAGATGCTGATTCTGGCGGTGCCGGCCCCGGCCGCCCAGGAGATCGTCGACCGAGCCGTGGCCGCGGGCGTGCGCGGAGTCCTCAATTTCGCGCCGGTTCGCCTGCGCACTCCCGACGGGGTGTTCGTGCACAACGTGAACATGGTGATGGAGCTCGAGGCGCTCAGCTTCGACCTCACGAGCCGGGAGCACGGCCTCGAGGTGGGGAGGGGCGACTGA
- the rsmA gene encoding 16S rRNA (adenine(1518)-N(6)/adenine(1519)-N(6))-dimethyltransferase RsmA, whose product MTGATPPPGGRRARRSLGQNFLVDGNLQRRIVEALGAGPDDEVLEIGPGRGALTLHLEGTSRRLVLVELDDEFARHWSATFEGRPDVTVVHGDVLSVPLAEVVDDRSSLLVIGNIPYNITTPILFHLLERPRPARIVLMVQKEVGERMVAAPGAGDYGALAVGVQSVAEVRRLFGVSRRAFRPVPGVDSVVLEIVPHAPPRLTEEDEHDLRVLTRAAFQWRRKQLQKTLRDHPDLGVGRDRIGELEQTLGLDLRRRPETFAPERLLELARAIR is encoded by the coding sequence GTGACCGGCGCCACGCCACCGCCGGGTGGGCGGCGCGCGCGACGCTCGCTGGGGCAGAACTTCCTCGTCGACGGCAACCTCCAGCGGCGCATCGTCGAGGCGCTCGGCGCCGGTCCCGACGACGAGGTGCTCGAGATCGGACCGGGCCGCGGTGCCCTCACCCTCCATCTCGAGGGCACGTCGCGGCGGCTGGTGCTGGTCGAACTCGACGACGAGTTCGCGCGGCACTGGAGCGCCACCTTCGAAGGGCGCCCCGATGTGACCGTGGTGCACGGCGACGTACTGTCCGTGCCGTTGGCGGAGGTGGTGGACGATCGCTCGTCGCTCCTCGTGATCGGCAACATCCCCTACAACATCACCACCCCGATCCTCTTCCACCTGCTCGAGCGCCCGCGTCCCGCGCGCATCGTGCTCATGGTGCAGAAGGAGGTGGGGGAGCGGATGGTGGCCGCGCCGGGCGCCGGCGACTACGGAGCGCTCGCGGTCGGCGTGCAGAGCGTGGCCGAGGTGCGACGGCTCTTCGGCGTGTCGCGGCGGGCCTTCCGACCGGTGCCGGGGGTCGATTCGGTGGTGCTCGAGATCGTACCGCACGCGCCGCCCCGCCTCACCGAGGAGGACGAGCACGATCTGCGCGTGCTCACCCGCGCCGCCTTCCAGTGGCGACGCAAGCAGCTCCAGAAGACGCTCCGCGACCACCCCGACCTCGGTGTCGGTCGCGATCGGATCGGAGAACTCGAGCAGACGCTGGGCCTCGACCTCAGGCGGCGACCGGAGACCTTCGCGCCGGAGCGACTTCTGGAACTGGCCCGGGCGATCCGCTAA